One genomic window of Thioclava sp. GXIMD4216 includes the following:
- a CDS encoding GNAT family N-acetyltransferase: MRDADIRFHEAAPQDAPEIAALHIAAWHDTYRGILPQDMLDSLDHGQRTDLWTRVIAVKAGQAEGAVVLARHGARLLGFVSYGPQRESDLRGKGYAGEIEALYLDRSVQGRGLGRRLLQMAAEGLMRANIAAAALWVLEANQSACGFYQAMGGEICGTQIEIRPEATLQDRAYGWLDLGRILAVTAA, translated from the coding sequence ATGCGCGACGCCGATATCCGTTTTCACGAAGCCGCGCCGCAGGATGCGCCCGAGATCGCGGCCCTTCACATTGCGGCATGGCATGACACCTATCGCGGTATCCTGCCACAGGATATGCTGGACAGTCTCGATCACGGGCAGCGCACCGATCTGTGGACACGGGTGATTGCGGTCAAGGCCGGACAGGCGGAAGGCGCGGTTGTTCTGGCGCGTCACGGGGCGCGGCTTCTGGGCTTTGTGTCCTATGGCCCCCAACGTGAATCCGATCTGCGCGGCAAGGGCTATGCGGGCGAGATCGAGGCGCTCTATCTCGACCGCTCGGTGCAAGGCCGCGGGCTGGGGAGACGGCTTTTGCAGATGGCGGCCGAGGGCTTGATGCGGGCCAATATTGCCGCCGCCGCCCTGTGGGTGCTGGAGGCCAATCAGTCCGCTTGCGGGTTCTATCAGGCGATGGGCGGCGAGATCTGCGGTACGCAGATCGAGATCCGCCCCGAGGCCACCTTGCAGGACCGTGCCTATGGCTGGCTGGATCTGGGCCGGATCCTTGCGGTGACGGCGGCATGA
- a CDS encoding fumarylacetoacetate hydrolase family protein, translating into MKLLRHGPDGQEKPGLLDQDGQIRDLSGVIPDLTPEQLGAEALARLAALDPAALPLVPAQTRLGAPVAGTRKVLAIGLNYADHAAETGAVAPKEPMLFSKAVTSICGPNDVTELPPSSTRLDWEVELGFVIGTRAKAIAAGTGLAHIAGYVLANDYSEREWQKDRAGQFVKGKSHDSFCPLGPWLVTRDEIADPQDLSMHLSVNGETRQSGSTATMIHKVVFLVEYLSQFVTLEPGDVILTGTPPGVGAGMKPPQFLRAGDVVELDIEGLGRQRHEVVAL; encoded by the coding sequence ATGAAGCTGCTACGACACGGGCCCGACGGGCAGGAAAAACCCGGGCTTTTGGATCAGGACGGACAGATCCGCGACCTGAGCGGGGTAATCCCCGATCTGACGCCCGAGCAGCTTGGCGCGGAGGCGCTGGCGCGTCTGGCGGCACTTGATCCAGCCGCCCTGCCGCTGGTTCCGGCGCAGACCCGTCTGGGTGCGCCGGTCGCGGGCACGCGCAAGGTGCTGGCCATCGGGTTGAATTACGCCGATCATGCTGCCGAAACGGGGGCTGTGGCGCCGAAAGAACCGATGCTGTTTTCGAAAGCCGTCACCTCGATCTGCGGTCCGAATGACGTGACCGAATTGCCGCCGTCCTCGACGCGGCTTGATTGGGAGGTCGAACTGGGCTTCGTGATCGGTACACGCGCCAAGGCAATCGCGGCGGGGACGGGGCTGGCGCATATTGCCGGTTACGTGCTGGCCAATGACTATTCGGAACGCGAATGGCAGAAAGATCGCGCGGGGCAGTTTGTCAAAGGCAAAAGCCATGACAGCTTCTGTCCGCTGGGGCCGTGGCTTGTGACCCGTGACGAGATCGCCGACCCGCAGGACCTGTCGATGCATCTGAGCGTGAACGGTGAGACACGGCAGTCCGGCAGCACCGCCACGATGATCCATAAGGTGGTGTTTCTGGTCGAATATCTCAGCCAGTTCGTCACACTGGAACCGGGCGATGTCATCCTGACGGGCACACCTCCGGGGGTCGGGGCCGGTATGAAGCCGCCGCAATTCCTCAGGGCAGGCGATGTGGTGGAGCTGGACATCGAGGGGCTGGGCCGGCAACGCCACGAGGTTGTGGCCCTTTGA
- a CDS encoding SMI1/KNR4 family protein, whose translation MTDDDFITRIGEILLAAGKQPAPEVLKLCDSQLAEAEARIGMVPPMLLLKLYRGISNGGFGPFLGLLGLGGGATDRAGHTADRLHQIYADPDDGNPARDWPVGLLPICEEDGGQYICIDCFDESLHRWCPEHWDQSLPPQSAILPLDLDLRDWLGAWISGLAAPATTEPLP comes from the coding sequence ATGACGGATGACGATTTCATCACGAGGATCGGCGAGATCCTCCTTGCGGCGGGCAAACAGCCTGCGCCCGAGGTTCTGAAGCTGTGTGACAGCCAGTTGGCCGAGGCCGAGGCGCGCATTGGTATGGTGCCGCCGATGCTGTTGCTCAAGCTCTATCGCGGGATTTCCAATGGGGGCTTCGGGCCGTTTCTGGGCCTTCTTGGGCTGGGGGGCGGCGCGACCGACAGGGCGGGCCATACTGCCGATCGTCTGCACCAGATTTACGCCGATCCCGACGACGGCAATCCCGCCCGTGACTGGCCGGTAGGGCTGTTGCCGATTTGCGAGGAGGATGGCGGGCAGTATATCTGTATCGATTGTTTCGACGAGAGCCTGCATCGATGGTGCCCCGAGCATTGGGACCAGAGCCTGCCGCCGCAATCGGCGATCCTGCCGCTTGATCTTGATCTGCGCGACTGGCTGGGGGCGTGGATATCCGGTCTGGCGGCCCCCGCCACGACAGAGCCGCTGCCGTAG
- a CDS encoding GntR family transcriptional regulator: protein MNDKKKQALPSGVAASSVKGGTPVTKAEAGDHLVEKIARELSAAILSGALKPGERLAESAIARRMSLSRAPVREALRLLERSRLVDYRANRGFIVHQMDLAEIAALYDLRIVIETAAIRRLVAREDPDLADQLRHQLDLLYGLSGTGVARSRSVDADLEFHRLICRLSGNPRLAEVFEQIANEVKLCINQTGRVEDGPRRIAASHEHILTRVIAADPEGAAAALTDHLREAEAMMRQLFARAAE from the coding sequence ATGAACGACAAGAAAAAACAGGCCCTTCCGTCCGGTGTCGCGGCCTCGTCTGTCAAGGGCGGAACGCCTGTCACGAAAGCCGAGGCGGGCGATCATCTGGTCGAGAAAATCGCCCGCGAACTGAGCGCCGCGATCCTGTCGGGCGCGTTGAAACCGGGCGAGAGGCTGGCGGAATCGGCCATCGCCCGCCGGATGTCGCTCTCGCGTGCGCCGGTGCGCGAGGCGCTGCGCCTTCTGGAACGGTCGCGTCTGGTGGATTACCGCGCCAATCGCGGATTTATCGTGCACCAGATGGATCTTGCCGAGATCGCGGCGCTTTATGATCTGCGGATCGTCATCGAGACGGCGGCGATCCGGCGGCTTGTGGCGCGCGAGGACCCCGATCTGGCCGATCAGCTACGCCACCAGCTTGATCTTCTATATGGTCTGTCGGGCACGGGGGTGGCACGGTCGCGCTCTGTCGATGCCGATCTGGAATTCCATCGTCTGATCTGTCGGCTCTCGGGTAATCCGCGGCTGGCAGAGGTGTTCGAGCAGATCGCCAATGAGGTGAAGCTGTGCATCAACCAGACCGGACGTGTCGAGGATGGTCCGCGCCGGATTGCCGCCTCGCATGAACATATCCTGACCCGTGTGATTGCCGCCGACCCCGAAGGAGCGGCGGCGGCGCTGACCGATCACCTACGCGAGGCCGAGGCGATGATGCGGCAGCTTTTCGCCCGCGCTGCGGAATAG
- a CDS encoding ATP-binding cassette domain-containing protein — MIRVENLSYQIDGNAILSDVCCTIPSGQVTALIGPNGAGKSSLLKLLGRIETLQTGRVQINGLDLAQTHSGRLARELSFMSQNLAVASRLRVRELVAFGRWPHCHGRPGPKDLEICETALRNFDLLGLADRFLDELSGGQAQRAHLAMTFAQDTPWMLLDEPLNNLDMAHARALMRRLSDLRDAGRSVVIVLHDLNHAAAWADHLIAMKNGRIVAEGDADEVITPQTLAALYETDVQVLRYADRPLVLHHI; from the coding sequence ATGATCCGTGTGGAAAACCTCTCCTATCAGATCGATGGAAACGCGATCCTGAGCGATGTCTGCTGCACCATTCCTTCGGGGCAGGTGACGGCGCTGATCGGGCCGAACGGGGCGGGCAAGTCCAGCCTGCTCAAGCTGTTGGGCCGGATCGAGACATTGCAGACGGGGCGGGTGCAGATCAACGGTCTCGATCTGGCGCAGACGCATTCGGGGCGGCTTGCGCGCGAGCTGTCTTTTATGAGCCAGAACCTTGCCGTGGCCTCGCGGCTGCGGGTGCGCGAGCTTGTGGCCTTCGGGCGCTGGCCGCATTGTCATGGGCGTCCCGGTCCGAAAGATCTCGAGATCTGCGAGACGGCGCTGCGCAATTTCGACCTTCTGGGGTTGGCCGACCGTTTTCTGGACGAGCTGTCGGGCGGGCAGGCGCAGCGGGCGCATCTGGCGATGACCTTCGCACAGGACACGCCCTGGATGCTGCTGGACGAGCCGTTGAACAATCTCGACATGGCGCATGCGCGCGCGCTGATGAGGCGGCTGTCGGATCTGCGCGATGCGGGGCGGTCGGTGGTGATCGTGCTGCATGATCTCAACCATGCTGCCGCCTGGGCCGATCATCTGATCGCAATGAAGAACGGCCGGATCGTGGCCGAAGGCGATGCGGACGAGGTGATCACGCCGCAGACGCTGGCGGCTCTTTACGAGACCGATGTGCAGGTTCTGCGCTATGCGGACCGCCCCTTGGTGCTGCACCACATCTAG
- a CDS encoding iron chelate uptake ABC transporter family permease subunit: MSDLALSDPRRSLTRWQILRAPVLWLSLLLLGACAIWLFQGLTGNYQFILMLRLKKLCALLAVGAAVAVSTIVFQTVSANRILTPSIMGFDSLYALIQSLLVAGLGVTGFAMLGATPKFLTETLLMTLLALMLFGTLLRRGARDIARMILTGVILGTLFRAGASLVGRLLDPNAYATVQSVTFANFSRAQTDVLGLGGAITVLACLAAWWIGPRLDILGLGRDRAIALGLRHGRVVIGALVLVAVLVAVSTALVGPVAFFGLIVAGLTHAIAQRHAGGARHRYLIPVSMLVAMTILVVGQTLFERVAGQQATLSVVVEFLGGLFFLYLLLKGKIR, translated from the coding sequence ATGTCTGATCTGGCTCTCTCCGATCCGCGCAGGTCCCTGACCCGATGGCAGATCCTGCGCGCGCCTGTCCTGTGGCTGTCGCTGCTGTTGCTGGGGGCTTGCGCGATCTGGCTTTTTCAAGGGTTAACAGGAAATTACCAGTTTATCCTCATGCTGCGTCTCAAGAAGCTTTGCGCGCTTCTGGCGGTGGGCGCGGCGGTGGCGGTCTCCACGATCGTGTTCCAGACGGTGTCGGCCAACCGCATCCTGACCCCCTCGATCATGGGGTTCGACAGCCTCTACGCGCTGATCCAGTCGCTTCTGGTGGCGGGGCTCGGGGTAACAGGCTTTGCCATGCTGGGGGCGACGCCGAAATTTCTGACCGAGACGCTGCTGATGACGCTGCTGGCGCTGATGCTGTTTGGCACCTTGCTGCGGCGCGGGGCACGTGACATCGCGCGAATGATCCTGACGGGGGTGATCCTTGGCACGCTGTTTCGCGCGGGGGCAAGCCTTGTGGGGCGGCTTCTGGACCCCAATGCCTATGCCACTGTGCAATCTGTGACATTTGCCAATTTCTCGCGCGCGCAGACCGATGTTCTGGGGCTGGGCGGCGCCATAACGGTGCTGGCCTGCCTTGCGGCATGGTGGATCGGGCCGCGGCTTGACATTCTGGGTCTGGGGCGTGACCGCGCCATCGCGCTGGGGCTGCGCCACGGGCGCGTGGTGATCGGGGCGCTTGTGCTGGTGGCGGTTCTGGTGGCGGTCTCGACCGCGCTGGTCGGGCCGGTGGCCTTTTTCGGGCTGATCGTGGCGGGGCTGACCCATGCCATCGCGCAACGCCATGCGGGGGGCGCGCGCCATCGCTATCTGATCCCCGTGTCGATGCTGGTGGCCATGACTATTCTGGTGGTTGGCCAGACCCTGTTCGAGAGGGTGGCCGGGCAACAGGCCACGCTGTCTGTGGTGGTCGAATTTCTGGGCGGCCTCTTCTTCCTCTATCTTCTGCTGAAAGGCAAAATCCGATGA
- a CDS encoding iron chelate uptake ABC transporter family permease subunit: protein MSRTKTLLACVMAIVVLSGLSVCIGAARMDLADPSGMLVLTVSRIPRTLAALLTGAALAVAGVVMQQIVRNRFVEPGTAGTAESAALGILLTSIFWPDSPIWAKMLAAAVAALLGTWLFVKMIRRLPPREVLLVPLAGIVLSGVIGAAVIWVGWEADMMQYIAAWLMTGEFSGVIAGRYELLWIAGAAAVVAFFAADRFAILGLGPEAATALGLSPRAVMRLGLVVVAVVTAMVVVSVGMIPFVGLVVPNIAARLMGDNLRKSLPVVALGGAGLVLACDILGRLIVAPYEIPAGTILGVVGALVFLWLLWKPQRPKRRKPVPENANV, encoded by the coding sequence ATGTCCCGCACGAAGACACTTCTGGCCTGTGTGATGGCGATTGTGGTGCTGTCGGGCCTCTCCGTATGTATCGGGGCGGCCCGCATGGATCTGGCCGATCCGTCGGGGATGCTTGTGCTGACCGTGTCACGCATCCCGCGCACGCTGGCGGCTTTGCTGACCGGCGCCGCGCTGGCGGTGGCGGGGGTGGTGATGCAGCAGATCGTGCGCAACCGCTTTGTCGAGCCGGGCACAGCCGGAACTGCCGAAAGCGCCGCGCTGGGGATCTTGCTGACCTCGATCTTCTGGCCCGACAGCCCGATCTGGGCCAAGATGCTGGCCGCTGCGGTGGCGGCGTTGCTGGGGACATGGCTCTTTGTGAAGATGATCCGCAGGCTGCCGCCGCGCGAGGTGCTTCTGGTGCCGCTGGCGGGGATCGTGCTTTCGGGCGTGATCGGGGCGGCGGTGATTTGGGTCGGCTGGGAAGCCGATATGATGCAATATATCGCGGCATGGCTGATGACGGGCGAATTTTCCGGCGTGATTGCGGGGCGCTACGAATTGCTCTGGATTGCCGGTGCTGCCGCTGTGGTGGCCTTTTTCGCCGCGGACCGTTTCGCCATTCTGGGTCTTGGCCCCGAAGCGGCCACCGCCTTGGGGCTGAGCCCGCGCGCGGTCATGCGGCTGGGGCTGGTGGTGGTGGCCGTGGTCACCGCGATGGTGGTGGTCTCTGTCGGTATGATCCCCTTTGTCGGGCTGGTCGTGCCCAATATCGCGGCGCGTCTGATGGGCGATAATCTGCGCAAATCCCTGCCGGTTGTGGCCCTTGGCGGGGCGGGGCTTGTGCTGGCCTGCGATATTCTGGGACGCCTGATCGTGGCCCCTTACGAAATTCCGGCGGGCACGATTTTGGGGGTGGTCGGGGCACTGGTCTTCCTGTGGCTGCTCTGGAAACCGCAGCGTCCCAAGCGGCGTAAACCTGTGCCGGAGAACGCGAATGTCTGA
- a CDS encoding siderophore ABC transporter substrate-binding protein, whose amino-acid sequence MTFTKSLSVLGLALPLALAPLAQAFAADVSVETARGEATVAAKPKTVAVFDMAAMDTLDALGVTPAGRPDKTYLKRLSHLQSATPVGTLFEPDLEALAGLNPDLIIVGGRSSTKYDEVAQVAPTIDMTIGTDIVNESRARLKAYGEIFGLQDKAKALDAALETKLEKVQADAKGQGDALVVMTNGPKISAFGPGSRFGWIHQAIGMAPAAKDLSVAPHGDAISFEFIAETNPEWIFVVDRGQAIGADEQKASDTLDNPLVAQTSAAKEGHIVYLNASDAYIAGGGYQAMMEMLTEVDKAFEASSAKTSAN is encoded by the coding sequence ATGACATTCACGAAGTCCCTATCTGTTCTGGGCCTTGCCCTGCCTTTGGCGCTGGCCCCCTTGGCACAGGCCTTTGCCGCCGATGTGTCGGTAGAGACCGCCCGCGGGGAGGCCACGGTTGCGGCCAAGCCCAAGACGGTTGCGGTTTTTGACATGGCGGCGATGGATACGCTGGATGCCTTGGGTGTCACCCCCGCCGGACGTCCCGACAAGACCTATCTCAAGCGCCTCTCGCATCTGCAAAGCGCCACCCCTGTGGGCACGCTGTTCGAGCCCGATCTGGAGGCGCTGGCCGGTCTCAACCCCGATCTGATCATTGTGGGCGGGCGGTCCTCGACGAAATATGACGAGGTTGCGCAGGTTGCACCGACCATCGATATGACCATCGGCACCGATATCGTCAATGAAAGCCGTGCACGGCTGAAAGCCTATGGCGAGATCTTCGGCCTGCAGGATAAAGCCAAGGCGCTGGATGCGGCGCTGGAGACCAAGCTGGAGAAAGTGCAGGCCGATGCCAAGGGGCAGGGCGATGCGCTGGTCGTGATGACCAATGGTCCGAAAATCTCGGCCTTCGGTCCGGGCTCGCGGTTCGGCTGGATCCATCAGGCAATCGGCATGGCTCCTGCGGCCAAGGATCTTTCGGTGGCGCCGCATGGTGATGCGATCAGCTTCGAATTCATTGCCGAAACCAATCCCGAATGGATCTTCGTGGTGGATCGCGGTCAGGCGATCGGCGCGGATGAACAGAAAGCCTCCGACACGCTGGACAATCCGCTTGTGGCACAGACCTCGGCGGCCAAAGAGGGCCATATCGTCTATCTGAATGCTTCCGATGCCTATATCGCCGGTGGTGGTTATCAGGCGATGATGGAGATGCTGACCGAGGTCGACAAGGCCTTCGAGGCGTCTTCGGCGAAAACCTCCGCAAACTAA
- a CDS encoding efflux RND transporter periplasmic adaptor subunit: MTALALVLGLVCAPSAVLVSAVPAAAQAAPAQGPQKVGVITVAESDVPFVVTLPGRAVAYEQADIRPRVEGVITSIPYQRGAFVPKGTVLFTIEPDTYEAEFAAAEASVASAQAAVETAQSTYDRYNRIRDVGVTQTTLEDSASTLASAKATLKSAQASLQTAQLNLDRTSIESPIDGIVEVPETSIGTLVTANQTDALTTVTRLDPIYVDVSESSAQMQRTRDLVEAGILKLNSDVQTTVTLETGEPYPRDGKLITPSSVVSDTTGTIDYRVQFDNPDAKILPGQFLRVTMTLGTSKAILIPQNATSRASDGTLTAYIVGDTSTAEQVTLTTHGSYQNQWIVTNGLKDGDKLVVDGLMKLQNGAEVSTVAVTIDKEGVVQETPATGTPTTETPAESAASGAASE, translated from the coding sequence ATGACCGCACTCGCTCTTGTGCTCGGGCTTGTCTGCGCCCCCTCCGCAGTGCTGGTCTCGGCGGTCCCCGCTGCGGCACAGGCCGCCCCCGCACAAGGCCCCCAGAAGGTCGGCGTGATCACCGTCGCCGAAAGCGACGTGCCTTTCGTCGTCACCCTGCCGGGGCGCGCCGTGGCCTATGAGCAGGCCGATATCCGCCCGCGCGTCGAGGGGGTGATCACCTCGATCCCCTATCAGCGCGGCGCGTTCGTCCCCAAGGGCACCGTCCTTTTTACCATCGAACCAGATACTTACGAGGCAGAATTTGCCGCAGCCGAAGCCTCTGTCGCATCCGCACAGGCCGCTGTCGAAACGGCACAATCCACCTATGACCGTTATAACCGCATCCGCGATGTCGGGGTGACGCAGACCACGCTGGAAGATTCCGCCTCGACGCTGGCTTCGGCCAAGGCCACGCTGAAATCGGCACAGGCCAGCCTGCAGACGGCGCAGCTCAATCTGGACCGCACCTCGATCGAAAGTCCGATTGACGGCATCGTAGAGGTGCCCGAAACCTCGATCGGCACCTTGGTCACCGCCAACCAGACAGATGCGCTGACCACCGTCACGCGGCTGGATCCGATCTATGTGGATGTGTCCGAAAGCTCGGCCCAGATGCAGCGCACGCGGGATCTGGTCGAGGCGGGCATCCTGAAGCTGAATTCCGACGTGCAGACGACGGTCACGCTGGAGACCGGCGAACCCTATCCCCGTGACGGCAAGCTGATCACCCCGTCTTCGGTGGTGTCCGACACAACCGGCACCATTGATTACCGTGTGCAATTCGACAATCCCGATGCCAAGATCCTGCCCGGCCAGTTCCTGCGCGTGACCATGACGCTGGGCACCTCCAAGGCGATCCTGATCCCGCAAAACGCCACCTCGCGCGCCAGCGACGGCACATTGACCGCCTATATCGTCGGCGACACCTCCACCGCAGAGCAGGTCACGCTGACCACGCATGGCTCCTACCAGAACCAGTGGATCGTCACCAACGGGCTCAAGGATGGTGACAAGCTGGTCGTGGACGGGCTGATGAAGCTGCAAAACGGCGCCGAGGTCAGCACCGTTGCTGTCACCATCGACAAGGAAGGCGTGGTGCAGGAGACCCCTGCCACGGGGACCCCTACCACAGAAACACCGGCAGAGAGCGCAGCCTCCGGCGCGGCAAGCGAGTAA
- a CDS encoding efflux RND transporter permease subunit produces the protein MVNFFIHRPIFAWVIAITIMLAGALGLSQLPVAQYPEIAPTTVRIQATYTGATAETVQNSVTETLEDALTGLDGLLYMVSQSSEGRSSITLTYDESIDPIDAQNDVQNKISQVESQLPDSVTQQGLTVRRSSTSILMVAALVSTDNRYTQIQLGDMVANRIESPVQRVQGVGSINSFGSGYAMRIWLDPLKLRQYNLTATDVTDAVQAQNTNVSVGSLGSQPTTEGQTFTATITAQSQLSTVEQFENILLKTDSSGGTVFLGDVARVVLGQEDYGTRSRFSGQNASGFAVNLATGANAVDTATLVRAQIDQIAKSLPAGVEVRYAYDTTPFVEASIGKVEHTLFEAIGLVLLVILVFLQKWRATLIPIIAVPVVLLGAFGILSLFGYSINTLTMFAMVLAIGLLVDDAIVVVENVERVMEEDDLSPLEATIKSMGQIVGALVGIALVLSAVFLPMAFFGGSTGVIYRQFSVTIISAMILSAVVAIIITPALCATMLKKSHGAARFAPARWFNRNFDRMNHFYTGAVTKLLKAPVIALALLAAAIAGVVVLYKTLPSSFLPTEDQGAVMVMITLQEGATQAQTRDVMEQVESYLLNDEKDIVVSTFGVLGFSFTGTGQNNALLFAKLKDFDQRTDANAAASALAGRAMGKFGASRAGQIIFLLPPAIQGLGNSNGFSMYLVDQGNTGIDTLRKAANTLVETANKDPRLTAVRVNNNDDEAALKINVDQQKAESFGLTISAINSMLSTIFASSQVNDFNQDGNLNPVIVQGDAQWRMQPEDIGKWYARNTDGDMVPFSAFMTTSWQSVAPSLSRYGGTQAIEVQGSAAEGYSSGEAMIAMEELVADMDGGYATAWTGMSYQERQSGNQAPMLYALSVLVVFLFLAALYESWSIPFSVMLSVPIGVLGALAAAKFFGQSNDVYFKVGLLTTVGLAAKNAILIVEFAKDLEAEGKGLYEATIEAAKMRLRPILMTSVAFMLGVLPLARASGAGAAAQNAIGIGVLGGMIAATFIGVFLVPSFYVLIRKLADRSARKERL, from the coding sequence ATGGTCAATTTCTTCATTCACCGCCCCATTTTCGCATGGGTCATCGCCATCACGATCATGCTGGCGGGGGCGCTTGGCCTGAGCCAGCTTCCGGTGGCACAATATCCCGAGATCGCGCCGACGACCGTGCGCATTCAGGCCACCTATACCGGTGCGACGGCGGAAACCGTGCAGAACTCGGTCACCGAAACGCTGGAAGATGCGCTGACGGGGCTGGACGGGCTTCTGTATATGGTCTCGCAAAGCTCCGAAGGCCGGTCGAGCATCACGCTGACCTATGATGAATCCATCGACCCGATCGATGCGCAGAACGATGTGCAGAACAAGATCAGTCAGGTGGAAAGCCAGCTGCCGGATTCGGTCACCCAGCAGGGCCTGACGGTGCGTCGGTCCTCGACCTCGATCCTGATGGTTGCGGCGCTGGTCTCGACGGATAACCGCTACACCCAGATCCAGCTCGGCGATATGGTTGCCAACCGGATCGAAAGCCCCGTGCAGCGGGTGCAGGGGGTCGGCTCGATCAACTCCTTCGGGTCGGGCTATGCGATGCGGATCTGGCTCGATCCGCTGAAACTGCGCCAGTACAACCTCACCGCCACCGATGTGACCGACGCGGTTCAGGCGCAGAACACCAATGTCTCGGTCGGCTCTCTGGGGTCGCAACCGACCACCGAAGGCCAGACCTTCACCGCCACAATCACCGCCCAGAGCCAACTGAGCACGGTCGAACAGTTCGAGAATATCCTGCTGAAGACCGATAGCAGCGGCGGCACCGTTTTTCTGGGCGATGTGGCGCGCGTGGTTCTGGGGCAGGAAGATTACGGCACCCGCTCGCGCTTCAGCGGGCAGAACGCTTCGGGTTTCGCGGTCAATCTGGCGACCGGCGCGAATGCCGTGGATACCGCAACCCTCGTGCGGGCGCAGATCGACCAGATCGCCAAAAGCCTGCCCGCCGGTGTCGAGGTGCGCTATGCCTATGATACCACGCCCTTTGTCGAGGCCTCCATCGGCAAGGTGGAGCATACGCTGTTTGAAGCCATCGGTCTGGTATTGCTGGTCATTCTGGTCTTCTTGCAGAAATGGCGCGCCACCCTGATCCCGATCATCGCGGTGCCGGTGGTGCTTCTGGGGGCGTTCGGGATTCTGTCGCTCTTTGGCTATTCGATCAACACGCTGACCATGTTTGCTATGGTGCTGGCCATCGGCCTGCTGGTCGATGACGCCATCGTGGTGGTGGAAAACGTCGAACGTGTGATGGAAGAGGACGATCTCTCGCCTCTGGAGGCGACCATCAAATCGATGGGGCAGATCGTGGGCGCCTTGGTGGGCATCGCGCTGGTACTGTCGGCGGTGTTTCTGCCAATGGCCTTCTTCGGGGGCTCGACGGGGGTGATCTACCGGCAGTTCTCGGTGACGATCATCTCGGCCATGATCCTGTCGGCTGTGGTGGCCATCATCATCACGCCCGCGCTTTGCGCCACCATGCTGAAGAAAAGCCACGGCGCGGCCCGCTTTGCTCCGGCGCGCTGGTTCAACCGCAATTTCGACCGCATGAACCATTTCTATACCGGTGCGGTCACCAAGCTCCTGAAAGCGCCGGTGATTGCGCTGGCGCTGCTGGCGGCGGCGATTGCCGGTGTGGTGGTGCTTTACAAGACCCTGCCCAGCTCGTTCCTGCCGACAGAGGATCAGGGGGCGGTGATGGTGATGATCACCCTGCAGGAAGGCGCCACGCAGGCCCAGACGCGCGATGTCATGGAACAGGTCGAGAGCTACCTGCTGAATGACGAGAAAGACATCGTGGTCTCGACCTTCGGGGTGCTGGGCTTTTCCTTCACCGGCACGGGGCAGAACAATGCGCTGCTTTTTGCCAAGCTGAAGGATTTCGACCAGCGCACCGACGCCAATGCCGCCGCATCCGCGCTGGCCGGTCGGGCGATGGGCAAATTCGGTGCCAGCCGCGCCGGACAGATCATCTTCCTGCTGCCGCCCGCCATTCAGGGGCTTGGCAACTCGAACGGGTTCTCGATGTATCTTGTCGATCAGGGCAATACCGGCATCGACACGCTGCGCAAGGCGGCCAACACCCTTGTGGAAACCGCCAATAAAGACCCGCGCCTGACGGCGGTACGCGTCAATAACAACGATGACGAAGCGGCGCTGAAGATCAATGTGGACCAGCAGAAGGCGGAAAGCTTCGGGCTGACCATCTCGGCGATCAACTCCATGCTCTCGACAATCTTCGCCTCCAGTCAGGTCAATGACTTCAATCAGGATGGCAACCTCAATCCGGTGATCGTGCAGGGCGATGCGCAATGGCGGATGCAGCCCGAAGACATCGGCAAATGGTATGCACGCAATACCGATGGGGACATGGTGCCGTTTTCGGCCTTCATGACCACCAGCTGGCAAAGCGTGGCCCCGTCGCTGTCGCGCTATGGCGGCACTCAGGCCATCGAAGTGCAGGGCAGCGCCGCCGAGGGCTATTCCTCGGGCGAGGCCATGATCGCGATGGAGGAGCTGGTGGCCGATATGGATGGCGGCTATGCCACCGCATGGACCGGCATGTCCTATCAGGAACGCCAGTCAGGAAATCAGGCCCCCATGCTTTACGCCTTGTCGGTTCTGGTGGTCTTCCTGTTCCTTGCGGCACTTTATGAAAGCTGGTCGATCCCCTTCTCGGTCATGCTATCGGTGCCGATCGGGGTGCTGGGCGCGCTGGCGGCGGCCAAGTTCTTCGGCCAGTCGAATGACGTCTACTTCAAGGTGGGCCTGCTGACTACAGTGGGGCTTGCCGCGAAGAACGCGATCCTGATCGTGGAATTCGCCAAGGATCTCGAAGCCGAGGGCAAGGGACTCTATGAAGCCACGATCGAGGCCGCGAAGATGCGTCTGCGTCCGATCCTGATGACCTCCGTGGCCTTCATGCTGGGCGTGTTACCGCTGGCGCGGGCGTCCGGAGCGGGGGCTGCGGCCCAGAATGCCATCGGCATCGGCGTGCTGGGCGGGATGATCGCCGCCACCTTTATCGGCGTGTTCCTTGTGCCAAGCTTCTATGTGCTGATCCGCAAACTGGCGGACCGGAGCGCGCGTAAGGAACGGCTCTAG